One Streptococcus gallolyticus subsp. gallolyticus DSM 16831 DNA window includes the following coding sequences:
- a CDS encoding AraC family transcriptional regulator has product MEHFLKQYTDRFTDFSNKHISDLILYSGGIEQCLPNYSYSLKSRDYHLITFVSQGKGTLEIEEKVYDIKANQLFIIPAGYWFKYTADADEPWRYSWIGFLGIKSNFIYQAAERHQFVYDCQNAKQYENIIATILESSGDTFSSFLKINGLMYSLLGDLTEEIGILNQSTNQQLSTLARHFMDLHYHDPIQMTDVAEFVGVHPNYLATIFKKETNTTPKNYLTHLRIRKAKELLLETGDSIYYISQSVGFSDSLSFSKFFKKETGLSPLHYRKEFQHDTHSL; this is encoded by the coding sequence ATGGAACACTTTCTCAAACAATACACCGATCGATTTACAGATTTTAGCAATAAACATATCTCAGACTTAATTCTCTACAGTGGTGGGATCGAGCAATGCTTGCCTAATTATTCTTATAGTTTAAAAAGTCGGGACTATCATCTTATTACCTTTGTCAGTCAAGGAAAAGGAACCTTGGAAATTGAAGAAAAGGTATACGATATAAAGGCTAATCAATTGTTTATTATTCCAGCGGGCTATTGGTTCAAGTACACAGCTGATGCTGATGAACCTTGGAGATATTCTTGGATTGGTTTTTTAGGAATAAAGTCAAACTTTATTTATCAAGCTGCAGAAAGACACCAATTTGTATATGATTGTCAGAATGCCAAACAATATGAAAATATTATTGCAACCATTCTTGAGAGTTCAGGTGATACCTTTAGTTCATTCCTAAAAATTAACGGACTGATGTATAGTTTGTTAGGTGACTTAACAGAAGAAATCGGGATTTTGAACCAGTCCACTAATCAGCAACTATCCACACTGGCTAGGCATTTTATGGATTTACACTACCATGACCCTATCCAAATGACCGATGTTGCAGAATTTGTTGGAGTTCATCCCAACTACCTCGCTACTATCTTTAAAAAGGAAACCAATACCACTCCCAAAAACTATCTGACTCATTTACGAATTCGAAAAGCTAAGGAATTACTTCTTGAAACTGGTGACTCCATCTACTATATTTCACAATCAGTCGGATTTTCAGATAGCCTCTCCTTCTCAAAATTTTTCAAAAAAGAAACGGGACTTTCTCCACTCCATTATCGAAAGGAATTTCAGCATGACACACATTCACTTTGA